The Actinocatenispora sera genome has a window encoding:
- the pepN gene encoding aminopeptidase N: MPSLTQAEAVRRAALLAVESYAVELDLTRGAEVFGSVSRIRFRCTEPGESTFVELTGRPIAATLNGVPIDLVCADNRITLPPLAADNELVVTAEGTYTNSGEGLHRAVDPADGQAYLCGSSSPDNAQRIFACFDQPDLKATVTLTVTAPADWTVLGNGSGARSAPETGAGAAARWEFEPVGPMSVYLFTVCAGTFHSVYHEHDGITYGWHCRASLADHLDEQAGELFELTERAMDWYQRAFAMRYPFGDKYDQVFVPEFLYGAMENIGCVTVRDEWLYRSAVPDSERQLRAMVIAHEMAHMWFGDLVTLRWWDDLWLNESFAEFLGFRVVGEASRYVDAWGFFSVFRKIPGYRADQGPATHPVAPTDVPDVAHGLLNIDSISYPKGASALRQLAAVLGEDTFFAALRAYFSRYAYRNATLADLIGTMSEVSGADLTAWADRWLRTTGVDLLTARTELDAEGRYSSVEVARSAPAGGPVRPHRIRVGWYAATGEHDSIPVTLPDTDDAAVAVPELVGRPAADLLLLNDADLTFARVDLTPAELGRLAELLPTMPDAASRAVVWTNAWELVRAGRWPAERFVELAAAALPAEPSPGVPPSVLRLCEQAADTYLPAQRRDATLHRLAGLAGALLSGPHRLLAASVLARCAVTDDELALLTSWLRGERVPDGVPVDAELRWAILGRLVTLGLAGPAEIDAELAADHTAAGEVAATRCRAALPDPAAKQAAWQLLMADRSISNRQLAAVGEGFWRPEHAALTDGYVPRYFAELPGTAAWRSPGLLLVAVGFGYPSTAVSERTARLGADLLARDDLAPMVRRKVVEADHEIRVALAARAATP, from the coding sequence ATGCCGTCTTTGACCCAGGCCGAGGCCGTCCGGCGGGCAGCGTTGCTCGCCGTCGAGTCGTACGCCGTCGAGCTGGACCTGACCCGTGGCGCCGAGGTGTTCGGCTCGGTGAGCCGGATCCGGTTCCGGTGCACCGAACCGGGCGAGTCCACCTTCGTCGAGCTGACCGGCCGGCCGATCGCGGCCACCCTCAACGGTGTGCCGATCGACCTGGTCTGCGCCGACAACCGGATCACGTTGCCGCCGCTCGCTGCGGACAACGAGCTGGTGGTGACCGCGGAGGGGACGTACACCAACTCCGGCGAGGGGCTGCACCGGGCGGTCGATCCGGCCGACGGCCAGGCGTATCTGTGCGGGTCGTCGTCGCCGGACAACGCTCAGCGCATCTTCGCCTGCTTCGACCAGCCGGACCTGAAGGCCACGGTGACGCTGACGGTCACGGCGCCGGCCGACTGGACGGTGCTCGGCAACGGTTCCGGTGCCCGCAGCGCCCCCGAAACCGGCGCGGGTGCGGCGGCCCGGTGGGAGTTCGAGCCGGTCGGGCCGATGTCGGTGTACCTGTTCACCGTCTGCGCCGGCACGTTCCACTCGGTGTACCACGAGCACGATGGCATCACCTACGGCTGGCACTGCCGGGCGAGCCTCGCCGACCACCTCGACGAGCAGGCCGGCGAGCTGTTCGAGCTGACCGAGCGGGCGATGGACTGGTACCAGCGCGCGTTCGCGATGCGCTACCCGTTCGGCGACAAGTACGACCAGGTGTTCGTGCCGGAGTTCCTGTACGGGGCGATGGAGAACATCGGCTGCGTCACCGTCCGGGACGAGTGGCTCTACCGGTCGGCGGTGCCCGACTCGGAGCGGCAGCTGCGGGCGATGGTGATCGCGCACGAGATGGCGCACATGTGGTTCGGTGACCTGGTCACCCTGCGCTGGTGGGACGACCTGTGGCTGAACGAGTCGTTCGCCGAGTTCCTCGGCTTCCGGGTGGTCGGCGAGGCGAGCCGTTACGTCGACGCCTGGGGCTTCTTCAGCGTGTTCCGCAAGATTCCCGGCTACCGGGCCGACCAGGGGCCGGCCACGCACCCGGTGGCGCCGACCGACGTACCGGACGTCGCGCACGGGCTGCTCAACATCGACTCGATCTCGTACCCGAAGGGCGCCTCGGCGCTGCGCCAGCTGGCGGCGGTGCTCGGCGAGGACACCTTCTTCGCCGCCCTGCGCGCCTACTTCTCCCGGTACGCGTACCGCAACGCGACGCTGGCCGACCTGATCGGCACGATGTCGGAGGTCAGCGGAGCCGACCTGACCGCGTGGGCGGACCGCTGGCTGCGGACCACCGGGGTCGACCTGCTCACCGCCCGCACCGAGCTCGACGCCGAGGGCCGCTACTCGTCGGTCGAGGTCGCGCGGTCCGCCCCGGCGGGCGGCCCGGTCCGCCCGCACCGCATCCGGGTCGGCTGGTACGCGGCGACCGGCGAGCACGACAGCATCCCGGTCACGCTGCCGGACACCGACGACGCCGCCGTTGCGGTGCCGGAGCTGGTCGGCCGGCCGGCGGCGGACCTGTTGCTGCTCAACGACGCCGACCTGACCTTCGCCCGGGTCGACCTGACGCCGGCCGAACTGGGCCGGCTCGCCGAGCTGCTGCCGACGATGCCGGACGCGGCGTCGCGGGCGGTGGTGTGGACCAACGCCTGGGAGCTGGTGCGGGCCGGTCGGTGGCCGGCGGAGCGGTTCGTCGAGCTGGCCGCGGCGGCGCTGCCGGCCGAGCCGTCGCCGGGCGTACCGCCGTCGGTGCTGCGGCTGTGCGAGCAGGCCGCCGACACGTACCTGCCGGCGCAGCGCCGGGACGCCACCCTGCACCGGCTCGCCGGGCTGGCCGGTGCGTTGCTGTCCGGCCCGCACCGGCTGCTCGCGGCGTCGGTACTCGCGCGGTGCGCGGTCACCGACGACGAGCTGGCGCTGCTCACCTCGTGGCTGCGCGGCGAGCGGGTGCCCGACGGCGTACCGGTCGATGCGGAGCTGCGGTGGGCGATCCTGGGCCGGCTGGTCACGCTCGGGCTGGCCGGGCCGGCCGAGATCGACGCCGAGCTGGCCGCCGACCACACCGCGGCGGGCGAGGTGGCCGCGACCCGGTGCCGGGCCGCGCTGCCGGACCCGGCGGCCAAGCAGGCGGCGTGGCAGCTGTTGATGGCCGATCGGTCGATCTCCAACCGCCAGCTGGCGGCGGTCGGGGAGGGGTTCTGGCGGCCCGAACACGCCGCGCTGACCGACGGGTACGTGCCGCGCTACTTCGCCGAGCTGCCGGGGACGGCGGCCTGGCGAAGCCCCGGCCTGCTGCTCGTCGCGGTCGGCTTCGGCTACCCGTCGACGGCGGTGTCCGAGCGCACCGCCCGGCTCGGCGCCGACCTGCTGGCCCGGGACGACCTGGCGCCGATGGTGCGCCGCAAGGTCGTCGAGGCCGACCACGAGATCCGGGTCGCGCTGGCCGCCCGTGCCGCGACACCCTGA